TATAGATGTGGGAGTTTCTAAAGAATTTTTAATTAAAGAAAATGAAAGAGCTAAAAAAGCCCAGGTTACACCAGATTGTAGACAGGGCTGTAAACTATGTGGCATAAATACTAATGATGGTTTTAAAGAAGGGAAGTGTTTTGAAGGTGCGTTATTTAGTTAAATGTACTAAAGAAGATGAAATAAAATTCATAGCACATTTAGATTTTTTAAGAACGGTACAAAGAATAATAAGAAGGGCAGAATTGCCAGCAGAATATTCAAAAGGATTTAATCCTCATTTAACTTTATCTATAGCACAACCTTTAGGAGTGGGAGTTTTTTCATCAGCTGAATATTTTGATTTCAGTCTCACTGAAGAATTAGATGAAAAATATATAAAAGATAAATTAATGAAGTCCTGTCCTTTGGGAATTAAAATATTAGATGTAATAAAGGTTAAAGCAGTAGAAGGAAAGAAGATTCCACCTTCAATGGCTTTAGTAGAGGCTTCAGATTACTGCATACATATACCTTATGAAAAAGATGCAGAAGCTTCTAGTCAGTTAAAAGAATTATTGAATGAGAAACAATGGAATGTAATTAAGAAAACAAAAAAAGGTGAAAAAGAATTAAATATAAGACCTATGATTAAAAAAATAAATTATGAATTTAATGAGGGATATTTAAAGCTTCAGGTTTTAGTTTCATCTGGAAGTAAGGACAATTTATCTCCTCAAATTCTTGCAGAGTATATACAAAATCATACTGAAGGAGCTTGTAAAGATAGATTTGTAAGGATAGAGAGGAAGGAATTATATACTTTTATGGGGAGAAAATTGGTGAGTTTGCAGGAGTATTTTAGAAAATTATAAAAGGTTATGTATAGAATTAAAATTAATAACTTTACATAAAAATATATTACAAGTATTACTTCCACTTTAGTAAACAGCCATCTAAAGTGGAAATGATTAAATGTAAGTTTAATATAAGTAATGCTTGGGTATTATTGAATCGGGATTGACAATAGGGTGGTGAAAATATGAAGAAAATGTACATAGAAAAGCAGGGGTCATGTACGAGAGTAGCAATAAAAAAAGAAGAAGAACTGGAGGAAATATTGATACATGAAGAGGAAAGCGGTCCTCATGTAGGTGAAATATATAAGGGCATTGTAAAAAATATTATAAATGCTAACAATAGTGCATTTGTTGATATAGGAATAGAAAAAAACTGTTACATGCAATTAGGAGATTCGCATGCAAAAGACTTAAAGAATGGGGATCACATAATTGTAGAAATTGTGAAGGAAGCCTTTGGAGAGAAAGGCCCTAAAGTTACTGCAGACATAAGTATTCAGGGCAGATATTGTGTTTTGGCTACTTTTAATAATAGAGTTAATTTTTCTAAAAATATAGAGGATAGAGAGTTTAAGAAAAATATAATAAAGGGCATAAAAAAGCATAAAAGTCTAGGAATAATAATAAGAAGTAAAGCATTAGAAGCTACTGTAAAAGAGATGAATAAGGAAATAGAATATTTATATAATACATATGTTCAGGTAATAAAAGTTGGTACATATGCCCTAAAACCTAAATTGTTGTATAGCAATAGAAGTATTATCAATAGAATTTTAAGAGAGTACATAGATGAAAGCTTTACAGAAATAATTACAAATAGTCAGGAGTATTATAATAAAATACTAGAATATATAAACACTAGAGAGGAATTAAATACGGATGTAAATTTTTACAACAATGAAGAAAATTTATTTAGCTATTACGAAATAGAAAAAAAATTAATTCACTTACGAAGTAAAAAGATTACCCTTCCATCAGGCGGAAATATAGTAATAGATAAGACTGAGGCTATGTATGTGGTGGATGTAAATACTGCAAAAAATACAAAACATGAATCTTTAAGAAAAACTTTTTTAAATACAAATTTAGAGGCAGCAAAAGAAATTGTTAAACAGATAAGACTAAGAAATTTAGCAGGTATGATAGTTATTGATTTTATAGATATGTCTTTAGAGGAAGATAAAGAAGCTGTTATGGATATAGTCCAAAAGGGTTTTAGTGGTGATAAGAATAAAACTAAAATTTATCAATTTACGCCTCTTGGTCTTTTACAAATAACAAGAAAAAGAGTGGGTAAGGATATATATAGCTATTTAGAAGAAAATTGTCAGGAATGTGATGGTGAAGGAAAGAGATTGAAATTATCTTATATAGAATTTCTTATTAGAAATATTATATATAAAATTGAAGACCAGTGTCATGGAAATGCTGTATACATTGAAGTTGATGAGAAGTATAAAAGGAGTATTTCAGAAGATATTTTATCCTTTATAAAAGAAATAGATGCTTTGGATAAAAGTGTTTATTTAAAATATACTAACAATAGTGAGCTATTTAAAGTTGAACCTATTTTGTTCATGAGTCAAATAAAAAAATTAGAAAGTTGCAAAGTTTATGGAGACAATTTAGGATAAATTTTTCCTTTACAAATAAGATTTGTTGTGATAAAATGTCATTTGTAGACCGCTCAGACAAGGTTTTAAACGCATAAAGACGTGCCTTTGATGGCGAGACTGGATAGAGGAGGTGTATTTTAATGTACGCAGTTGTAGCAACAGGAGGAAAGCAATATAAAGTTTCTCAAGGAGACGTTATATTCGTTGAAAAATTAAATGCAGAAGTTGATTCAACAGTTGAATTAACTGACGTTCTTGTAGTAAGCAAGGATGGTAATTTAGTAGTAGGAAAGCCTGTAGTAGAAGGTGCTAAAGTTGTAGCTAAAGTACTTGAACAAGGAAAAGCTAAAAAGGTTATGGTAATGAAATACAAACGTAAAAAGCATTTCAGAAAAAAACAAGGCCACAGACAACCATACACTAGATTACAAATTGAAGCAATAGAAGCATAATTATGATTAGTGTAAAAGCTAAAAGAAAAAAAGAGAAACTAGTTTGCATCAGCTTAGAAGGACATTCAGATTACTCTGAAGAGGGCAGTGACATAGTTTGTAGTGCAGCTACTGCGGTTTCATGTTCTATAGGAGATGGAATTCTTACAGTACTTAATATACAGGCAGATTGTTCTGCAGAAGATGGGTATATAAATATAAACATAGAAGATAATTCTCCAGAGGAAATAGATAGATGTCAGATTTTGATGGAAACATTGCTTTTAGGGTTAAAAAATATCCAAAGCAATTACGGTGGTTATATAAAAGTGCACGAAGAGGAGGTGTAACCCATGTTATTAGTTAACTTACAATTGCTAGCTCATAAAAAAGGAGTTGGTAGTTCTAAGAACGGTAGAGATAGTGAATCTAAAAGACTTGGAACTAAATGTGCAGACGGACAATTTGTTCTAGCTGGAAATATATTAGTAAGACAAAGAGGAACAAAGATTCACCCAGGTCTTAACGTAGGAAGAGGTGGAGATGATACTCTTTTTGCTAAGATAGATGGTGTTGTTAAATATGAAAGATTGGGAAGAGACAAGAAAAAAGCAAGTGTCTACCCAGTAGAAGTAGAAGTTGAAATAGCTGAATAGTAAAGGCACCCTTGAGGGGTGCTTTTTTAAAATTTATATATGTTATAGGTAATTATGAAATGATTAACCTACAAAAAGGTACAATGTGGTGGAATTATGAAATTTCTCCTCCATGACTTGCATAACAGCTTGGAACAATAAATATAATTTAAGAAATTCTAATCTTTTAGCCATATAAAATTATCTAAAGCTCACATTCAGCGTCCTGCATCAGGTTCACTAGCCTGGCGTCCTTGCCAGGCTTACGATAATTTTATCTGTCTAAAAGAAGAATTTCTAAAATTAAATTTAAATAGTTCCTTTGCTTCTTATGAAAGTCATTACAGAGAAATTTCATAATTCAAGTAATGTAATGCTTTTGTGGGATAATCATATGAATAAGTAATTATGGAATTACATAAAAGATATAATATTCCATATAGGGATAAATAGTATAAGAAAATTTGTTTTTAAGTTAATTATTATAAAAAGTTTAATTTAGTAAATAATATATTTAATGAAATAGAAAATAACAATTTAAAATTTGTTTACATAGAAGTAGTGTTGCAATTAAATATTGATTAAGGTAAGGTGAATAGTATGTTTATAGATACAGCTAAGATTTTTGTTAAATCTGGAAAAGGTGGAGATGGAGCCATTTCTTTCAGGAGAGAAAAGTATGTTGCCCTAGGAGGACCAGATGGGGGAGATGGTGGAAAAGGTGGAGATGTTGTTTTAGTAGCAGATTCGCAATTAACCACTTTGCTTGATTTTACATATAGAAGAAAATATGTAGCTGAACCTGGGGAAAATGGATCGAGGAGTAAATGCTACGGAAAAGATGGGAAAGACTTGTATATAAAAGTTCCTACAGGTACAATAATAAAAGACTTTGAAACAAATAAAATAATGTCAGACTTATCTCATGAGGGGGACAAATTTGTAATAGCTAAAGGTGGAAAAGGTGGAAAAGGTAATGCTAAATATGCAACTTCTACAAGACAGGCACCTTCTTTTGCAGAACCAGGTATGCCAGGAGAAGAAAGATTCATTCTTCTTGAATTAAAACTTTTAGCAGATGTAGGCCTAATTGGATTCCCTAATGTTGGTAAATCCACATTGCTTTCTACTGTTTCAAAAGCTAGACCTAAGATAGCTAATTATCATTTTACAACTTTAAAA
The DNA window shown above is from Haloimpatiens massiliensis and carries:
- a CDS encoding TIGR03936 family radical SAM-associated protein, which codes for MRYLVKCTKEDEIKFIAHLDFLRTVQRIIRRAELPAEYSKGFNPHLTLSIAQPLGVGVFSSAEYFDFSLTEELDEKYIKDKLMKSCPLGIKILDVIKVKAVEGKKIPPSMALVEASDYCIHIPYEKDAEASSQLKELLNEKQWNVIKKTKKGEKELNIRPMIKKINYEFNEGYLKLQVLVSSGSKDNLSPQILAEYIQNHTEGACKDRFVRIERKELYTFMGRKLVSLQEYFRKL
- a CDS encoding Rne/Rng family ribonuclease translates to MKKMYIEKQGSCTRVAIKKEEELEEILIHEEESGPHVGEIYKGIVKNIINANNSAFVDIGIEKNCYMQLGDSHAKDLKNGDHIIVEIVKEAFGEKGPKVTADISIQGRYCVLATFNNRVNFSKNIEDREFKKNIIKGIKKHKSLGIIIRSKALEATVKEMNKEIEYLYNTYVQVIKVGTYALKPKLLYSNRSIINRILREYIDESFTEIITNSQEYYNKILEYINTREELNTDVNFYNNEENLFSYYEIEKKLIHLRSKKITLPSGGNIVIDKTEAMYVVDVNTAKNTKHESLRKTFLNTNLEAAKEIVKQIRLRNLAGMIVIDFIDMSLEEDKEAVMDIVQKGFSGDKNKTKIYQFTPLGLLQITRKRVGKDIYSYLEENCQECDGEGKRLKLSYIEFLIRNIIYKIEDQCHGNAVYIEVDEKYKRSISEDILSFIKEIDALDKSVYLKYTNNSELFKVEPILFMSQIKKLESCKVYGDNLG
- the rplU gene encoding 50S ribosomal protein L21; the protein is MYAVVATGGKQYKVSQGDVIFVEKLNAEVDSTVELTDVLVVSKDGNLVVGKPVVEGAKVVAKVLEQGKAKKVMVMKYKRKKHFRKKQGHRQPYTRLQIEAIEA
- a CDS encoding ribosomal-processing cysteine protease Prp is translated as MISVKAKRKKEKLVCISLEGHSDYSEEGSDIVCSAATAVSCSIGDGILTVLNIQADCSAEDGYININIEDNSPEEIDRCQILMETLLLGLKNIQSNYGGYIKVHEEEV
- the rpmA gene encoding 50S ribosomal protein L27: MLLVNLQLLAHKKGVGSSKNGRDSESKRLGTKCADGQFVLAGNILVRQRGTKIHPGLNVGRGGDDTLFAKIDGVVKYERLGRDKKKASVYPVEVEVEIAE